In Neofelis nebulosa isolate mNeoNeb1 chromosome 7, mNeoNeb1.pri, whole genome shotgun sequence, the following proteins share a genomic window:
- the SOCS4 gene encoding suppressor of cytokine signaling 4: MAESSENNSKNVDVRPKTSRSRSADRKDGYVWSGKKLSWSKKSESCSDAETVNAIEKTEVPLRSQERKHSCSSIELDLDHSCGHRFLGRSLKQKLQDAVGQCFPIKNCSGRHSSGLPSKRKIHISELMLDKCPFPPRSDLAFRWHFIKRHTAPINPKSSEWVSTDLAQSELRDGQLKQRRNVEEEVNCFSHTDVQPCVITTNNASCRGGPVTGSVMNLVSNNSIEDSDMDSDDEIITLCTSSRKRNKPKWEMDEEILQLETPPKYHTQIDYVHCLVPDLLQINNNPCYWGVMDKYAAEALLEGKPEGTFLLRDSAQEDYLFSVSFRRYSRSLHARIEQWNHNFSFDAHDPCVFHSPDITGLLEHYKDPSACMFFEPLLSTPLIRTFPFSLQHICRTVICNCTTYDGIDALPIPSSMKLYLKEYHYKSKVRVLRIDAPEQQC, from the coding sequence ATGGCAGAAAGTAgtgaaaataatagcaaaaatgtaGATGTAAGGCCCAAAACTAGTCGAAGTAGAAGTGCTGACAGAAAGGACGGGTATGTGTGGAGTGGAAAGAAATTATCTTGGTCAAAAAAGAGTGAAAGTTGTTCAGATGCTGAAACAGTGAATGCTATAGAGAAAACTGAAGTTCCTTTAAGGAGCCAAGAAAGGAAGCACAGCTGTTCATCCATCGAGTTGGATTTAGATCATTCCTGTGGGCATAGATTTTTAGGCCGATCTCTTAAACAGAAACTGCAAGATGCCGTGGGGCAGTGTTTCCCAATAAAGAATTGTAGTGGTCGGCACTCTTCGGGGCTTCCGTCTAAAAGGAAAATTCATATCAGTGAACTCATGTTAGATAAGTGTCCTTTTCCACCTCGATCAGATTTAGCCTTTAGGTGGCATTTTATTAAACGACACACTGCTCCTATAAATCCCAAATCCAGTGAGTGGGTAAGCACAGACTTGGCTCAGAGTGAATTGAGGGATGGTCaactaaaacaaagaagaaatgtggAAGAAGAGGTGAACTGCTTCTCACATACTGATGTTCAGCCCTGTGTCATAACCACCAACAATGCTTCATGTAGAGGTGGTCCTGTGACTGGCTCTGTGATGAACCTAGTTTCAAATAACAGTATAGAAGATAGTGATATGGATTCAGATGATGAAATTATTACACTTTGCAcaagttccagaaaaagaaacaaacccaaatgggaaatggatgaagaaatCCTGCAGCTGGAAACACCTCCTAAGTACCATACCCAGATTGATTACGTCCACTGTCTTGTACCAGACCTCCTTCAGATCAATAACAATCCATGTTACTGGGGAGTTATGGATAAATATGCAGCTGAAGCTCTACTAGAGGGAAAACCAGAGGGTACCTTTTTACTTCGAGACTCAGCACAGGAAGACTATTTATTCTCTGTTAGTTTTAGACGCTATAGTCGTTCTCTTCACGCTAGAATTGAACAGTGGAATCACAATTTTAGTTTTGATGCACATGATCCTTGTGTCTTCCATTCTCCTGACATTACTGGGCTCCTAGAACATTATAAGGACCCAAGTGCCTGTATGTTCTTTGAACCACTTTTATCCACTCCTTTAATTCGgactttccctttttccttgcAACATATATGCAGAACAGTTATTTGTAACTGTACAACTTACGATGGCATTGATGCCCTTCCAATTCCTTCTTCTATGAAATTATATCTGAAGGAATATCACTATAAATCAAAAGTTAGAGTACTCAGGATTGATGCACCAGAACAACAGTGCTAG